A portion of the Solidesulfovibrio sp. genome contains these proteins:
- a CDS encoding class I SAM-dependent methyltransferase, whose product MWDNETARRYDAWFQTPPGAFALTREIRLIERLTSDWPRRGQRLLEIGCGTGIFLDVLHGAGFDVTGLDASPAMLEAARRRLGAKADLHLGDAGHLPFDDNAFEFGVLLTVLEFCPDPALALREAARVTKKALLVGYLNRCSCYGLSMRLFPGSARGPLAQAHWFTPCGMGRLLRASLGRRSQRAGSVLAGPKASWREAAPWRQINAPILSLPVGAYCADVVSLADDPVMTPLPALKAKACLG is encoded by the coding sequence ATGTGGGACAACGAAACCGCGAGGCGCTACGACGCCTGGTTCCAGACGCCACCCGGCGCGTTCGCCCTGACGCGCGAAATACGGCTCATCGAGCGCCTGACCTCGGACTGGCCCCGCCGCGGCCAGCGGCTGCTGGAAATCGGCTGCGGCACGGGCATCTTCCTCGATGTCCTGCACGGCGCGGGCTTCGACGTCACGGGCCTGGACGCCTCCCCGGCCATGCTCGAGGCGGCCCGCCGCCGCCTGGGGGCCAAGGCCGACCTGCACCTGGGCGACGCCGGCCATCTGCCCTTCGACGACAACGCCTTCGAGTTCGGCGTGCTGCTGACCGTCCTGGAATTCTGCCCCGACCCGGCCCTGGCCCTGCGCGAAGCCGCCCGGGTGACCAAGAAGGCCCTGCTCGTCGGCTACCTCAACCGCTGCTCCTGCTATGGCCTGTCCATGCGCCTTTTCCCGGGCTCCGCCCGGGGGCCCCTGGCGCAGGCCCACTGGTTCACGCCCTGCGGCATGGGCCGGCTTTTGCGCGCATCCCTGGGCCGGCGATCCCAGCGCGCCGGCAGCGTCCTGGCCGGCCCCAAGGCCTCCTGGCGCGAGGCCGCGCCCTGGCGGCAGATAAACGCCCCCATCCTGTCCCTGCCCGTGGGCGCCTACTGCGCCGACGTGGTCAGCCTGGCCGACGACCCGGT